A window from Chryseobacterium sp. SNU WT5 encodes these proteins:
- a CDS encoding YhcG family protein, protein MGKNILPDSNQDFEKLLHYIQQKQIQVFQKVNTALIDLYWELGKILSEKVKNNEWGKSVVTEFAKYITSNAPDIKGFSDKNLWRMKQFYETYVDHPELSALLREIPWTHNTIIFSRCKSTEERIFYIKRSICEKYSTRNLERQINASLYERTQLGDEKLSAVMRELEPRAKQVFRNSYVLEFLGLPEEHTESDLQKELVKQIKKFIIELGKDFLFIDQEYKLQVGNSDFYIDLLFYHRELQCLVALELKTDKFKPEHMGQLNFYLEALDRDVRKPHENPSIGILLCRDKDEEVVEYALSRNLKPSMVAEYHLQLPDKKMLQEKLHQILDRKDTSE, encoded by the coding sequence ATGGGAAAGAATATTCTTCCGGATTCAAATCAAGATTTTGAGAAATTACTGCATTATATTCAGCAGAAGCAAATCCAGGTATTTCAGAAAGTAAATACTGCGCTCATTGATTTGTATTGGGAACTGGGTAAGATCCTTAGTGAGAAGGTAAAGAACAATGAGTGGGGTAAAAGCGTAGTAACAGAATTCGCTAAATATATTACTTCAAATGCTCCGGATATTAAAGGTTTTAGTGATAAGAATCTTTGGCGGATGAAGCAGTTTTACGAAACCTATGTTGATCATCCAGAACTCTCAGCACTGCTGAGAGAAATTCCCTGGACTCATAATACCATTATTTTTTCCCGCTGCAAGAGCACCGAGGAAAGAATTTTCTATATTAAGCGATCAATTTGTGAAAAGTATTCTACCCGAAACCTGGAAAGACAGATTAACGCTTCTCTTTATGAAAGAACACAATTGGGGGATGAAAAACTCTCAGCGGTGATGAGAGAATTGGAACCCCGTGCAAAGCAGGTTTTTAGAAACAGCTATGTATTGGAATTTCTAGGCCTACCCGAGGAACATACGGAGAGTGATCTGCAGAAGGAATTGGTAAAGCAAATTAAGAAATTCATTATCGAGTTAGGGAAAGACTTTCTGTTTATCGACCAAGAGTACAAACTACAGGTTGGCAATAGTGACTTTTATATTGATCTGTTGTTTTATCATCGCGAGTTACAATGTTTGGTTGCCTTGGAACTCAAAACTGACAAGTTCAAACCGGAACATATGGGCCAGCTCAATTTCTATTTGGAAGCGTTGGATCGGGATGTGAGAAAACCTCATGAAAATCCGAGTATTGGTATTTTATTGTGTCGGGACAAAGACGAAGAAGTCGTAGAATATGCACTTTCTCGAAATTTGAAACCCAGTATGGTTGCGGAGTATCACTTGCAGTTACCTGATAAAAAAATGTTGCAGGAAAAGCTCCATCAGATCTTAGATCGTAAGGACACAAGTGAATAG
- a CDS encoding recombinase family protein: protein MLIGYARVSTQVQDNALQIEALKKMGCEMIFEEVVSGGRWDRPKLHELLNYIREGDTIVVWKLDRLSRSLKDLLFIMEQIEYRGAGFKSLTESIDTRTSAGKMMMQMVGVFAEFERNMLKERTKKGLEYAKQQGRVGGRKPKLKSIQIQEIIQLHAAGKSAPELSQLFNVHQATIYRLLKKSSENNS, encoded by the coding sequence ATGCTCATAGGTTACGCAAGAGTTTCTACCCAGGTTCAGGATAATGCACTTCAAATTGAGGCATTAAAAAAAATGGGTTGCGAAATGATTTTTGAAGAAGTTGTTTCAGGGGGAAGATGGGATCGTCCAAAATTACACGAACTTCTAAATTATATAAGAGAAGGGGATACAATTGTTGTCTGGAAATTGGATCGCTTATCCCGATCTTTAAAAGATTTGCTTTTTATTATGGAGCAGATCGAGTATAGAGGAGCTGGTTTCAAAAGTTTAACAGAATCGATAGATACTAGAACTTCTGCCGGAAAAATGATGATGCAAATGGTTGGTGTCTTTGCAGAATTTGAAAGAAATATGTTAAAAGAAAGGACGAAAAAAGGATTAGAGTATGCAAAACAACAGGGCAGAGTGGGTGGTCGTAAGCCAAAACTAAAATCCATCCAAATCCAGGAGATTATTCAACTGCATGCTGCAGGAAAATCTGCTCCGGAACTTTCTCAATTGTTTAATGTACATCAAGCAACGATTTATCGACTTCTAAAAAAATCTTCGGAAAATAACTCTTAG
- a CDS encoding DUF3891 family protein: MIVSSHQKGWKIINQRSHGLLAAMLAYQYDIDLPNDIIVPTIITIAEHDDGAEETNEEKNLTEAGAPRNFTVDDGSKKSDIKQKLAVMEMASAKCQLNALLTSLHIDFIFSDSKEAKNSELNKFLKDQVKNRKDILDHLEIDEKYANRLYRFVEWCDAFSLLICMDKIQPEGRKMEVSLSPDNQMNQTYYLEENVITVEPWPFKSNHFKVFYEYKIIEQLKFIRSRSLIQFVKARKSKERILP, translated from the coding sequence ATGATCGTATCTTCTCATCAAAAAGGTTGGAAAATCATTAATCAGCGTTCTCACGGGTTATTGGCGGCGATGCTGGCTTACCAATATGATATTGACCTGCCTAATGATATTATAGTTCCAACAATTATCACCATTGCGGAACATGATGATGGTGCGGAAGAGACTAACGAAGAAAAAAACCTTACCGAAGCAGGAGCACCGCGAAATTTCACTGTTGATGACGGATCAAAAAAGTCTGATATCAAACAAAAACTAGCCGTAATGGAAATGGCCTCTGCAAAATGTCAATTGAATGCGTTATTAACTTCATTGCATATCGATTTCATCTTTAGTGATTCAAAGGAAGCTAAGAATAGTGAATTAAATAAATTCTTAAAAGACCAAGTTAAAAATCGAAAGGATATTTTAGACCATCTAGAGATAGACGAAAAATATGCTAATCGTTTGTACAGATTTGTTGAGTGGTGTGATGCATTTTCTCTACTTATATGCATGGATAAAATTCAACCAGAAGGAAGAAAAATGGAAGTTTCTCTAAGTCCTGACAACCAGATGAATCAAACCTATTATTTAGAAGAAAATGTGATTACTGTAGAACCTTGGCCTTTTAAAAGTAATCATTTTAAAGTATTTTATGAATATAAAATTATTGAACAACTGAAATTTATACGATCCAGGAGTTTAATTCAGTTTGTAAAAGCACGAAAGTCCAAAGAACGGATTTTACCTTAA
- the cphA gene encoding cyanophycin synthetase: MRRIFSESRVMRGPNMWSANHHKIIAAKFDPLFLLDVDENMQRTLSQYFLENYKVTCSHEDTHHCIFDFALQTAGILQGENLYHNLIYPTPGILYGIIEYNVEEAGKEALQLTSDIIYSIIRGEEPLSKAEAIERVKAIAKRYAHGPSTSLIISAARKRNIPINVGPAGYIILGHGNKQRRISAAISHYTSCIGVNIAGNKQSTKKFLESAYIPVPKGFVVTDENDLMEIVPTLGYPLVTKPLNGNQGRNITCDITNFENLLIGFRYANEISNSVIIEKEIKGNDYRLLVIGNRFIAGSLRHPASITGDGYLNINKLVERENSDHRRGNGHENILTKIKLDADAELCLQKQGLTTTCIPRAGQVVFLKLTANLSTGGTAEDVTDLIHPSNKSLAEKVSRIIGLDICGIDIISQDISLPLHENGGAVIEVNAAPGLRMHQYPNKGIAREVGEPIVDLMYEEGENGRIPIIAITGTNGKTTTTRLMAHALSFAGRKVGFSSTDGIYIDGEKIQAGDCSGPQSAKTILQDMTIDTAVLECARGGIIRSGLGFDYCDIAIVTNVAEDHLGLKDIYSVEDLAFVKVVVPQSVKKDGWTILNAADELVYEMKNKLECNIALFCTDSENKNIKSHLEQGGTVVYADNNKDIYIHHSEGRIFIFNATEVPITRKGKAGFMIENLLPVVLASYFSGMQPSHIALALKSFIPTPEHTPGRINEFKINGVNVILDYAHNPHGLRALAGYLKNISGRKLGIITGTGDRREEDIIEFGRISASMYDDIIIRFDRDLRGRSKESIVELLSRGIYDVNPQQSYQVIPDTKSALHFAVSNADKGSYVVICADNATYTLGLTQEVAMEFQNFEK; encoded by the coding sequence ATGCGAAGAATTTTCAGTGAAAGCCGTGTAATGCGCGGTCCAAATATGTGGTCTGCTAATCATCATAAAATAATAGCAGCAAAGTTTGACCCACTATTTCTTTTGGATGTGGACGAAAACATGCAAAGAACACTCAGTCAGTACTTTTTGGAAAACTATAAGGTTACATGCTCACATGAAGATACTCATCATTGTATTTTTGATTTTGCATTACAGACTGCAGGGATTTTACAAGGAGAAAATCTATATCATAATCTAATTTATCCCACTCCTGGAATACTTTACGGCATCATTGAATATAACGTGGAAGAAGCAGGAAAAGAGGCGTTACAATTAACATCAGATATTATTTATTCGATCATAAGAGGAGAAGAACCACTAAGTAAAGCTGAAGCTATAGAAAGAGTAAAAGCTATTGCAAAAAGGTATGCCCACGGACCCAGCACCTCTCTAATTATTTCAGCCGCACGAAAACGGAATATTCCCATAAATGTTGGTCCTGCCGGATATATAATATTAGGTCATGGTAACAAACAAAGAAGAATTAGTGCTGCTATTTCGCATTACACCTCCTGTATAGGAGTAAATATTGCAGGGAATAAACAAAGTACAAAAAAGTTTCTAGAGAGTGCTTACATACCAGTGCCTAAAGGCTTTGTAGTTACTGATGAAAACGATTTAATGGAAATCGTTCCTACATTAGGTTATCCTCTAGTTACAAAACCATTGAACGGGAATCAAGGACGAAACATCACTTGTGACATTACGAACTTCGAAAACTTACTTATTGGCTTTCGTTACGCAAATGAAATTTCTAATTCTGTAATTATAGAAAAAGAAATTAAAGGGAATGACTACCGATTATTAGTTATTGGAAATAGATTTATTGCGGGTTCCTTACGTCATCCCGCCTCTATAACGGGCGACGGATATCTAAATATTAATAAACTTGTTGAAAGAGAAAATAGCGATCACAGGAGAGGAAACGGACATGAAAATATTTTAACTAAAATCAAGCTTGATGCAGATGCGGAGCTATGTTTACAAAAACAAGGATTGACCACCACCTGCATTCCGCGAGCTGGACAAGTTGTTTTCCTCAAATTAACTGCTAATTTAAGTACAGGCGGAACCGCCGAAGATGTAACAGACTTAATTCATCCATCCAATAAATCATTAGCAGAGAAAGTTTCTCGAATAATTGGCCTCGATATTTGTGGGATCGATATCATTTCCCAAGATATTTCTCTCCCTCTACACGAAAATGGAGGTGCTGTAATTGAAGTTAACGCGGCTCCCGGATTACGAATGCACCAATATCCCAATAAGGGTATTGCTCGGGAAGTAGGTGAACCAATAGTAGATTTAATGTATGAAGAAGGCGAAAATGGTCGAATACCTATCATTGCAATAACTGGCACAAACGGAAAAACTACCACTACCCGATTGATGGCTCATGCGTTATCTTTCGCAGGACGTAAGGTAGGCTTTAGCTCAACGGATGGGATTTATATCGACGGGGAAAAGATTCAAGCGGGAGACTGTTCTGGTCCCCAAAGTGCTAAAACAATTCTCCAAGATATGACCATCGATACAGCTGTATTAGAATGTGCACGAGGAGGAATCATTAGATCGGGTTTAGGTTTTGACTATTGTGATATCGCAATTGTAACCAATGTTGCTGAAGATCATTTAGGATTAAAAGATATTTACAGCGTGGAAGATCTCGCCTTTGTAAAGGTCGTGGTTCCTCAATCAGTTAAAAAGGATGGGTGGACAATTCTTAATGCCGCTGATGAACTTGTTTATGAAATGAAAAATAAATTAGAATGTAACATCGCTTTATTCTGCACAGATTCAGAAAATAAAAATATTAAAAGCCATCTAGAACAGGGAGGAACTGTTGTCTATGCAGACAACAATAAGGACATTTATATTCATCATTCTGAAGGCAGAATTTTTATTTTTAACGCGACAGAAGTTCCAATAACGAGAAAGGGTAAAGCGGGTTTTATGATTGAAAATTTATTACCTGTAGTCCTCGCATCCTACTTTTCCGGGATGCAACCAAGCCACATCGCACTGGCCTTAAAATCTTTTATTCCGACGCCCGAACATACTCCTGGACGTATCAATGAATTTAAAATAAATGGTGTAAATGTTATTTTAGATTATGCACATAACCCCCACGGTCTTAGAGCGCTTGCAGGATATCTCAAAAATATTTCAGGAAGAAAATTAGGAATTATTACGGGGACTGGTGATCGGCGTGAAGAAGATATTATAGAATTTGGTCGTATCTCTGCATCAATGTATGACGACATCATCATCAGATTTGATCGAGATCTAAGAGGTAGAAGTAAAGAATCTATCGTTGAATTATTGTCCCGCGGAATCTATGATGTGAATCCACAGCAGTCATACCAAGTAATCCCTGATACAAAAAGCGCACTTCATTTCGCTGTTTCTAATGCCGATAAAGGTAGTTATGTCGTAATTTGTGCAGATAATGCAACTTATACTTTAGGACTTACACAGGAAGTAGCGATGGAATTTCAGAATTTTGAAAAGTAA
- the gntA gene encoding guanitoxin biosynthesis heme-dependent pre-guanitoxin N-hydroxylase GntA, which translates to MNETINTPTEVRSIQDEFKKYVLDEDHPCIMAKSLFKMENYHMNSYEDMFNKKSLRRLMEDLANYITQYDFNGNQFESFLAVFPNNHFANEVDFEDALWNTLQTLHELDDCKWDKAVSDDCESPEFSFSLGGKAFYIVGLHPESSRIARKAPYTTLVFNLHHQFEKLREMGTYSSVRDTIRKNDEALQGNINPVLEDYGTDTETKQYSGRNVEENWKCPFHKKSN; encoded by the coding sequence ATGAATGAAACTATTAATACACCTACGGAAGTTCGTAGTATACAGGACGAGTTTAAAAAATATGTTTTAGACGAAGATCATCCTTGCATTATGGCCAAATCCCTATTTAAAATGGAAAATTACCATATGAATAGTTACGAGGATATGTTCAACAAAAAATCTCTTCGCAGATTAATGGAAGATCTTGCTAATTATATCACCCAATATGATTTTAATGGGAACCAATTTGAGTCCTTTTTAGCAGTTTTCCCAAATAATCATTTTGCTAATGAAGTTGATTTCGAAGATGCGCTGTGGAATACTTTACAGACCTTACATGAACTTGACGATTGCAAATGGGATAAAGCAGTGAGTGATGATTGTGAAAGTCCAGAATTTAGTTTCAGTTTAGGCGGAAAAGCTTTTTATATCGTAGGTTTACATCCAGAAAGTTCAAGAATTGCGAGAAAAGCTCCCTATACTACATTGGTTTTCAATCTACATCATCAGTTTGAAAAATTGAGGGAAATGGGGACGTATTCTTCTGTTCGAGATACTATTAGAAAAAATGATGAAGCGCTACAAGGTAATATTAATCCAGTTCTGGAAGATTATGGTACAGATACGGAAACGAAGCAGTATAGTGGTCGCAATGTAGAAGAAAACTGGAAATGTCCATTTCATAAAAAATCAAATTAA
- a CDS encoding DUF1989 domain-containing protein, whose product MSKIYTIEKQSGKAFYLKEGEILTVIDPEGMQVSDMVLFNSNDLNEKLSSGKSLDFEESILLSTGNFLWSNRSNKMMEIIEDTNGRNDFLLAPCSKETFEIMYNYSGEHPSCLNNLSKNLEPMGIKQDDIPTAFNIFMNVQFDEKGKISVLPPTSKAGDYIKFRAQMDLLVCLTACSAEDSNGGSFKPIQYFITEK is encoded by the coding sequence ATGAGTAAAATTTATACGATCGAAAAGCAAAGTGGAAAAGCTTTTTATTTAAAGGAAGGAGAAATTTTAACGGTAATCGATCCAGAAGGAATGCAGGTAAGTGACATGGTATTATTTAACAGCAATGATTTGAACGAAAAATTATCATCGGGGAAATCCCTTGATTTTGAGGAGTCAATTCTACTGTCAACAGGCAATTTCCTTTGGAGCAATCGTTCCAACAAAATGATGGAAATTATAGAAGATACCAATGGACGTAATGATTTTCTGCTTGCTCCGTGTAGCAAAGAAACTTTCGAAATAATGTATAATTATTCTGGAGAGCACCCGAGCTGTCTCAACAATCTTTCGAAAAATTTAGAACCCATGGGAATTAAGCAGGATGATATTCCTACGGCATTTAACATTTTTATGAATGTTCAATTTGATGAAAAAGGAAAGATTTCAGTTCTTCCTCCAACTTCTAAAGCAGGAGATTACATTAAGTTTAGAGCTCAAATGGATTTGCTGGTATGTTTAACTGCATGTTCTGCAGAAGATAGTAATGGTGGTAGTTTTAAACCCATCCAATATTTTATCACCGAAAAATAG
- the ligD gene encoding DNA ligase D has product MALDEYNKKRKFNETSEPEGMKHDSSKKLIFVIQRHSATRLHYDFRLEVDGVLKSWAIPKGPSLDPTDKRLAMMTEDHPFDYKDFEGTIPEGNYGGGEVEIWDSGTYTPLLEDKSSSKKSNDLVMQDYLNEGSIKFILRGKKLKGEFALVKIKNGKQKNAWLLIKHRDKYAVEGFDAENNVPKNSKVTEREEGRLNKKDKDKARKSTSAAKSEKETEGGKKVKNYISPMLAKIAPEPFNDKQWVFETKWDGYRAIADLSRSRLKLYSRNGLSFAEKYPLITENLQLQKSSMIIDGEIVALNKEGYPDFQALQRFSENPEVQLTYQVFDLLWLEGKSVEDLPLTERKKLLKKVLIQNDVIKYSEHTVEKGINFFKKMKKLKLEGMMAKKANSKYSEGGRTSNWLKVKFQNTEDVIICGYTKPKGSRKNFGALILGTYVNDELKYCGHAGTGFTASTLDDLMMKFKPLITKKSPFEVIPKTNTDPVWLKPELVCEIKFAEKTKDEIFRHPVFKGLRIDKEKKDVKKQSSEDKNFKSASISDKSTAKKGNSKIAEREIKVGKDSLIITHPDKLYFPESGISKMDVIDYYESVAEYILPHIKNRPQSLHRFPNGIEAPGFYQKDASDAPKWIKKIPIHAESTNKEVEYMVCRKLQDIMYLNNLGCIEMNPWNSTIKNIEKPDWLGLDLDPSAKNSFDDVIEVALAVKDILDQIKIEGYCKTSGSTGLHIYLPLNAKYEFEEAKDFAYLLMQKVNEKLPSLTTLERNLKKRGDKKIYLDYLQNSKGQTLASVYSLRPKPHAPVSMPLLWKEVKSGILPTDFNISNALERIKKNGDLFKPVLGKGIDLVKGLKKLESI; this is encoded by the coding sequence ATGGCATTAGACGAGTACAATAAAAAAAGAAAATTCAATGAAACTTCTGAGCCCGAAGGAATGAAACATGATTCTTCTAAAAAATTAATTTTTGTAATTCAACGTCATTCTGCAACACGTCTTCACTACGATTTTCGTTTGGAGGTCGATGGAGTTTTGAAAAGTTGGGCCATTCCGAAAGGACCCTCATTGGATCCCACGGATAAAAGGTTAGCGATGATGACCGAAGATCACCCTTTTGATTATAAAGATTTTGAAGGTACCATTCCAGAAGGTAATTACGGTGGAGGGGAGGTAGAAATTTGGGACTCTGGTACCTACACCCCTTTGCTAGAGGATAAATCTTCTTCTAAAAAATCCAATGATTTGGTAATGCAGGATTATTTAAATGAGGGTTCGATAAAATTTATTTTACGCGGTAAAAAGCTCAAAGGAGAATTTGCATTGGTTAAAATTAAGAACGGTAAACAGAAAAATGCTTGGCTTCTTATTAAGCATCGCGATAAGTATGCTGTGGAAGGTTTTGATGCAGAAAATAATGTTCCTAAAAATTCCAAAGTTACAGAAAGGGAAGAGGGCAGATTAAATAAAAAAGACAAAGACAAAGCGAGAAAATCTACTAGCGCTGCGAAAAGTGAAAAAGAAACTGAAGGTGGTAAAAAAGTAAAAAATTATATCTCTCCCATGCTTGCAAAAATTGCTCCCGAACCATTTAATGATAAACAATGGGTGTTTGAAACAAAATGGGACGGTTATCGTGCTATTGCAGATTTAAGTAGAAGCAGATTAAAATTATATTCCCGAAATGGACTTTCTTTCGCAGAAAAATATCCTTTAATCACTGAAAATTTACAGCTTCAGAAATCATCTATGATCATTGATGGGGAAATTGTCGCTCTTAATAAGGAAGGTTATCCAGATTTCCAGGCACTTCAAAGATTTAGTGAAAATCCCGAGGTACAGCTTACTTATCAGGTATTTGATTTGTTATGGTTAGAGGGAAAATCTGTAGAAGATTTGCCGCTGACCGAACGCAAAAAATTGCTTAAAAAAGTTTTAATACAAAATGATGTTATCAAATACTCTGAACACACCGTTGAAAAAGGAATAAATTTTTTTAAAAAAATGAAAAAATTAAAACTGGAAGGAATGATGGCTAAAAAAGCTAATAGCAAATATTCCGAGGGAGGAAGAACTTCAAATTGGTTAAAAGTTAAATTTCAGAACACGGAGGATGTAATTATATGTGGCTATACTAAACCGAAGGGATCGCGCAAAAACTTTGGTGCTCTTATTTTAGGAACTTATGTTAACGATGAATTAAAATATTGCGGACATGCCGGAACTGGCTTTACGGCATCTACTTTAGATGATTTAATGATGAAATTTAAACCTTTGATTACCAAAAAGTCTCCCTTTGAAGTAATACCGAAGACGAATACCGATCCAGTTTGGCTGAAACCAGAATTAGTTTGTGAAATTAAATTTGCGGAGAAAACGAAAGATGAGATTTTTCGGCATCCTGTTTTTAAGGGTTTGAGAATAGACAAAGAAAAAAAAGACGTCAAAAAACAATCTAGTGAAGATAAAAATTTCAAATCAGCAAGCATCTCTGATAAAAGTACTGCTAAAAAGGGAAATAGTAAGATAGCAGAACGCGAAATAAAAGTAGGGAAAGACAGTTTAATCATTACCCATCCAGATAAATTGTATTTTCCCGAAAGCGGAATTTCAAAAATGGATGTTATTGATTATTACGAATCAGTTGCTGAATATATATTACCGCATATAAAAAACCGACCCCAATCACTGCACCGATTTCCAAATGGTATTGAGGCGCCGGGATTTTATCAAAAGGATGCTTCAGATGCACCGAAGTGGATTAAAAAGATACCAATTCATGCTGAATCAACAAATAAAGAGGTTGAATATATGGTATGTAGAAAGTTGCAAGATATCATGTATCTGAATAATTTAGGATGCATAGAAATGAATCCGTGGAACTCAACGATAAAAAATATAGAAAAGCCAGATTGGTTGGGGTTAGACTTAGATCCGTCTGCAAAAAATTCTTTCGACGACGTTATCGAAGTTGCCTTGGCAGTTAAAGATATTTTGGATCAAATCAAAATTGAAGGGTATTGCAAAACTTCTGGAAGTACAGGACTTCATATTTATTTGCCACTTAATGCTAAATATGAATTTGAAGAAGCAAAGGATTTCGCTTATCTTTTAATGCAGAAAGTAAACGAAAAACTTCCGTCTTTGACCACTCTTGAAAGAAATTTGAAAAAAAGAGGAGATAAAAAAATATATCTCGATTATTTACAAAACAGCAAAGGTCAAACTTTGGCAAGTGTTTATAGTTTGCGGCCAAAACCCCATGCTCCGGTGTCAATGCCATTATTGTGGAAAGAAGTAAAATCTGGAATTCTACCTACGGACTTTAATATTTCTAATGCTTTAGAACGAATAAAAAAGAATGGCGATCTTTTCAAACCGGTACTTGGAAAAGGTATTGATTTAGTGAAGGGATTAAAAAAGCTTGAATCGATTTGA
- a CDS encoding ParA family protein: MKTKVISVLTQKGGVGKTTTTIHLAASFAKKGSKVLVIDFDSQKNLSLGYKLDEDFPYTVVDFLEQKEGLEFTQKSEHNNVYVLAGSEKLESYKIDRYALKESLKLLEDYFDYVLIDCPPKPLNDELSLGEVAVCASDYVLSPIKDDEYSLAGITSLIPSLLNLKAKHNLDFEYLGFFFNAVLVNSSDFRSYYNDFLSNEFTKDYLLKTFVRQDVNIKKAIKEGKTIFQIDSKSRASKDFKDLVKELKKKMI; this comes from the coding sequence ATGAAAACAAAAGTTATATCCGTTTTGACACAGAAAGGTGGAGTAGGGAAGACCACAACCACCATACACTTAGCAGCCAGTTTTGCAAAAAAAGGGAGTAAGGTTTTGGTGATTGATTTTGATAGCCAGAAAAATCTTTCTTTGGGCTACAAACTCGATGAAGATTTTCCCTACACGGTGGTAGATTTTTTAGAACAAAAGGAAGGCTTAGAATTCACTCAAAAAAGTGAACATAATAACGTTTATGTTTTGGCAGGATCTGAAAAGTTGGAAAGTTATAAAATCGATCGGTATGCTTTAAAAGAAAGTCTAAAACTTTTAGAAGATTATTTCGATTATGTTTTAATCGATTGTCCGCCTAAACCGCTTAATGATGAACTCAGTTTAGGGGAGGTTGCTGTGTGTGCCTCCGATTATGTTTTAAGTCCAATTAAGGATGATGAATATTCTCTAGCCGGAATTACTTCATTAATTCCATCCCTGTTGAACCTAAAAGCGAAACATAATCTGGATTTTGAATATTTAGGATTCTTCTTTAATGCGGTCTTGGTTAATTCTAGTGATTTCCGTTCTTATTATAATGACTTTTTATCCAATGAATTCACGAAAGATTATTTACTGAAAACTTTTGTTCGCCAAGATGTAAATATTAAAAAAGCAATTAAAGAAGGTAAAACGATATTTCAGATCGACAGTAAAAGTAGAGCAAGTAAGGATTTTAAAGACCTGGTAAAAGAATTAAAAAAGAAAATGATATGA